Genomic DNA from Mesorhizobium sp. 131-2-1:
CCGGCGGCCGTTATCGCCACAAGAAGGATGGATATCTGGCGCCGCTCGATCCGAATTTTGGCGGCTGCGGCCGCACCATCACCGACGAGAATGGCGGCTATGCCTTTCGCACCGTCAGGCCCGGGCCCTATCCCTGGCCGAACGGCCCGAATGACTGGCGGCCTGCCCACATCCACTTTTCCGTGTTCGGCCACGGCTTCGCGCAGCGGCTGATCACCCAGATGTATTTCGAAGGCGATCCGCTGATCTGGCGTTGCCCGATCGTCGGCGGCATTTCCAACAGGGCTGCCGTGGAGGCACTGATTGCCCTGCTCGACATGCAGTCGACCGTCCCCATGGACGCACTCGCCTACAAGTTCGATATCGTGCTGCGCGGGCGGCGCTCGACGCTGTTCGAGAACAGGCCGGAGGGCAACTGATGGCCCAGTCGCTCGACCGGCTGAAGGAAAGCCCATCGCAGACCGCCGGGCCCTACGTGCATATAGGGCTGACGCCGAATTTCTGCGGCATCGATGGCGTCTATGAGAGCGATC
This window encodes:
- the pcaH gene encoding protocatechuate 3,4-dioxygenase subunit beta translates to MPEPGSNRTPETGAFFQRDRLWHPPALTPAYKSSVLRSPQKALLSFDNTLSELTGPVFGHALLGELDNDLIHNFAKSGESAIGERIIVHGRVLDERGKGVPGVLLEFWQANAGGRYRHKKDGYLAPLDPNFGGCGRTITDENGGYAFRTVRPGPYPWPNGPNDWRPAHIHFSVFGHGFAQRLITQMYFEGDPLIWRCPIVGGISNRAAVEALIALLDMQSTVPMDALAYKFDIVLRGRRSTLFENRPEGN